One segment of Myotis daubentonii chromosome 11, mMyoDau2.1, whole genome shotgun sequence DNA contains the following:
- the LOC132212770 gene encoding AN1-type zinc finger protein 5-like translates to MAQETNQTPGPMLCSTGCGFYGNPRTNGMCSVCYKEHLQRQQNSGRMSPMGTASGSNSPTSDSASVQRADTSLNYCEGAAGSTSEKSRNVPVAALPVTQQMTATSISREDKITTPKTEVSEPAVTQPSSSVSQPSASQSEEKAPELPKPKKNRCFMCRKKVGLTGFDCRCGNLFCGLHRYSDKHNCPYDYKAEAAAKIRKENPVVVAEKIQKI, encoded by the coding sequence ATGGCTCAGGAGACTAACCAGACCCCAGGGCCCATGCTGTGTAGTACAGGATGTGGCTTTTATGGGAATCCTAGGACAAACGGAATGTGTTCTGTTTGCTACAAAGAGCATCTCCAGAGGCAGCAGAATAGTGGCAGAATGAGCCCAATGGGGACAGCTAGTGGTTCCAACAGTCCTACCTCAGATTCTGCATCTGTGCAAAGAGCAGACACTAGTTTAAACTACTGTGAGGGTGCTGCTGGCAGCACATCtgaaaaatcaagaaatgtgCCTGTGGCTGCCTTGCCTGTAACTCAGCAAATGACAGCAACGAGCATTTCAAGAGAGGACAAAATAACTACCCCGAAAACAGAGGTGTCAGAGCCAGCTGTTACTCAGCCCAGTTCATCAGTTTCTCAacccagtgcttctcaaagtgaAGAAAAAGCTCCTGAGTTACCCAAACCAAAGAAGAATAGATGTTTCATGTGCAGAAAGAAAGTTGGCCTTACAGGGTTTGACTGCCGATGTGGAAATTTGTTTTGTGGACTTCACCGTTATTCTGACAAGCACAACTGTCCGTATGATTACAAAGCAGAAGCTGCAgcaaaaatcagaaaagagaatCCAGTTGTTGTGGCTgaaaaaatccagaaaatataa